A DNA window from Terriglobia bacterium contains the following coding sequences:
- a CDS encoding homoserine O-acetyltransferase, giving the protein MARIEPTAESNCTLDGAFRLDAGGDLPSPEVRYAVYGELNQRRDNAILVCHALSGSARVADWWPELFPGVFDTSRFCVIGANLVGSCYGSTGPSSLNPVTGVTYGPDFPLVSIRDMVRAQARVLDQLGIERLHTVVGGSIGGMQALQWAIDFPQRVERAIAIGAAPLSAMGLALNHLQRLAIQLDPAFRGGRYAPGEGPEAGLALARGIAMLSYKSAELFSQRFARRPNRNGEDPYRTYADRFDVAGYLDHQGEKFIARFDANSYIVLSKAMDTFDLARGYDSERDALRRIRARVLLVGISSDWLFPPEDVRDLAQRIRAAGHACDYAELKSSHGHDGFLADMDQLAPFITAALWRPVGTPVPIARPQVVRAANL; this is encoded by the coding sequence ATGGCACGGATCGAACCCACTGCGGAATCCAACTGTACCCTCGACGGCGCCTTTCGCCTTGACGCCGGCGGCGACCTGCCCTCGCCCGAGGTGCGCTATGCGGTGTACGGCGAACTGAACCAGCGCCGCGACAACGCCATCCTCGTCTGTCACGCGCTCTCCGGTTCGGCGCGCGTAGCCGACTGGTGGCCGGAACTCTTCCCGGGCGTTTTTGACACCTCGCGCTTCTGCGTGATCGGCGCCAATCTCGTCGGTTCCTGCTACGGCTCCACCGGACCATCCTCACTCAACCCAGTGACCGGCGTCACCTACGGTCCGGACTTCCCTCTGGTCTCCATCCGCGACATGGTGCGGGCGCAGGCGCGCGTGCTCGACCAACTGGGCATCGAGCGCCTTCACACCGTTGTCGGCGGCTCCATTGGCGGCATGCAGGCGCTGCAGTGGGCGATTGATTTTCCGCAGCGCGTCGAGCGCGCCATCGCCATCGGCGCCGCGCCCCTTTCCGCGATGGGGCTGGCCTTGAACCACCTCCAGCGCCTCGCCATCCAACTCGATCCCGCGTTTCGCGGCGGACGCTACGCACCCGGCGAGGGCCCCGAGGCCGGGCTCGCGCTCGCGCGCGGCATTGCCATGCTCTCCTACAAGTCGGCGGAGCTGTTTTCGCAACGCTTCGCGCGACGGCCGAACCGCAACGGCGAAGATCCCTACCGCACCTACGCCGATCGCTTCGACGTCGCCGGATACCTCGATCACCAGGGCGAAAAGTTCATCGCCCGCTTCGACGCCAATTCCTACATCGTGCTGTCGAAAGCGATGGACACCTTCGATCTGGCCCGCGGCTACGACTCGGAGCGCGACGCCCTGCGCCGCATCCGCGCCCGCGTGCTGCTGGTCGGCATCTCTTCCGACTGGCTGTTTCCTCCGGAGGACGTCCGCGATCTGGCGCAGCGCATCCGCGCTGCCGGGCACGCCTGCGACTACGCCGAGCTGAAGTCGTCGCACGGGCACGACGGTTTTCTGGCCGACATGGATCAGCTCGCCCCGTTCATCACCGCCGCGCTCTGGCGCCCCGTGGGAACCCCGGTGCCGATCGCCCGGCCGCAGGTGGTGCGGGCGGCCAATCTCTAG
- a CDS encoding glycosyltransferase family 39 protein gives MRFPITDNRQPPLTFPAIITPTTVASSNSRFRRWAALFLLLLSAAVYLGTASRPALLDDADASHALVSREMLQRGDYVVMFLNGVRYLQKAPIHYWLVALDYKIFGPTEFAVRLPVALAMIGLTLMAFAFARHFFSDRAGLYAGLATATSLGMFMFTRIMIPEAIYALEFTAIFYLFLRAWTHDTGRLPPHFYYWGVAVLTACAVLTRGLIGVLFPVGTIVAFIILTRGWSRWRELHLLSSMLIFLAVAVPWHVIAEWRAPGFLWSYFINEHFKRALGTRWPPDYDATPLPIWWAAHLAWFFPWSLFLPLAIKRFPPPRTWWKHRSTAAVDARLLLFVWFGVVFAFFSLVVGSRMEYYAFGGWPAITILLGLGIARAEEQRDPWLPRLQAVLAFLGVALGAVLTWAVWQASRIRATGDISTLLKTHPNDFYRLSMGHLFDLTPQAFADLRTPALMAAACFSVGFVAVWVVGRTRRVLTSAVVLGVTMAVFIFAANLAYAVFEPHMSSRPLAVAILKHLRTGDQIAVYGEFDPASSVSFYTHRQLLIWNGRYNNLELGSHYPDAPRIFFTDQTFPAIWGSPVRVFLVVPQEQREAAAQRLDKNHTWLLRESGGKAVYVNHSLTPGQPSLAQSQVAVTHAPGRH, from the coding sequence ATGCGTTTCCCGATAACCGATAACCGCCAACCGCCGCTGACGTTTCCTGCTATCATCACGCCGACGACTGTAGCTTCCTCGAATTCACGCTTTCGACGTTGGGCTGCGCTGTTCCTGCTGCTGCTCTCCGCTGCCGTCTACCTGGGCACCGCCTCGCGCCCCGCGCTGCTCGACGACGCCGACGCCTCCCACGCGCTGGTCTCGCGCGAGATGCTGCAGCGCGGCGATTACGTCGTCATGTTCCTCAACGGCGTGCGCTACCTGCAGAAAGCCCCCATCCACTACTGGTTGGTGGCGCTCGATTACAAGATTTTCGGTCCGACTGAGTTCGCCGTGCGCTTGCCGGTTGCACTGGCGATGATCGGTCTCACGCTGATGGCCTTCGCGTTCGCCCGCCACTTCTTCTCCGACCGCGCTGGTCTGTACGCCGGGCTCGCCACCGCCACCAGCCTCGGGATGTTCATGTTCACCCGCATCATGATCCCCGAGGCCATCTACGCCCTCGAGTTCACCGCCATCTTCTATTTGTTCCTGCGTGCCTGGACCCACGACACCGGCCGGCTGCCGCCGCATTTCTACTACTGGGGCGTTGCCGTGCTTACCGCCTGCGCCGTGCTCACGCGGGGTCTGATCGGCGTGCTTTTTCCCGTCGGCACGATCGTCGCGTTCATCATCCTGACCCGCGGTTGGAGCCGCTGGCGCGAACTGCACCTGCTTTCCAGCATGCTGATCTTTCTTGCCGTCGCCGTGCCCTGGCATGTGATCGCGGAATGGCGCGCGCCCGGATTCCTCTGGTCCTACTTCATCAACGAGCACTTCAAACGCGCCCTCGGCACGCGCTGGCCGCCTGACTACGACGCCACTCCGCTTCCCATCTGGTGGGCGGCGCATCTGGCGTGGTTTTTCCCTTGGAGCCTGTTTCTGCCGCTCGCCATCAAACGGTTCCCACCGCCTCGCACCTGGTGGAAGCACAGAAGCACCGCTGCGGTGGACGCCCGCCTGCTGCTGTTCGTCTGGTTCGGCGTCGTCTTTGCCTTCTTTTCGCTCGTCGTCGGATCGCGCATGGAGTATTACGCCTTCGGCGGCTGGCCCGCGATCACCATTCTGCTCGGCCTCGGCATCGCGCGCGCCGAAGAGCAACGCGACCCATGGCTACCTCGCCTGCAGGCCGTGCTCGCATTCCTCGGCGTGGCGCTGGGCGCTGTTTTGACCTGGGCGGTTTGGCAGGCCTCGCGAATTCGCGCCACCGGCGACATCTCCACCCTGCTGAAGACCCATCCCAACGACTTCTACCGCCTTAGCATGGGACACCTGTTCGATCTCACGCCCCAGGCTTTCGCCGACCTGCGCACCCCCGCGCTCATGGCCGCCGCGTGTTTTTCCGTCGGCTTTGTTGCCGTCTGGGTGGTGGGACGTACGCGCCGCGTGCTGACCAGCGCGGTTGTGCTCGGCGTCACCATGGCGGTGTTCATCTTCGCCGCCAACCTGGCGTACGCGGTCTTCGAGCCGCACATGTCATCGCGCCCGCTGGCCGTTGCCATCCTGAAGCATCTCCGCACCGGCGATCAGATTGCCGTGTATGGCGAGTTCGATCCCGCCTCCAGCGTTTCCTTCTACACCCATCGCCAGCTGTTGATTTGGAACGGGCGCTACAACAATCTCGAACTCGGCTCGCATTATCCCGACGCGCCCAGGATCTTCTTCACTGACCAGACTTTCCCTGCGATCTGGGGCTCGCCTGTGCGCGTTTTCTTGGTTGTGCCGCAGGAGCAGCGCGAGGCCGCCGCTCAGCGCCTAGACAAGAATCACACCTGGCTGTTGAGGGAGAGCGGCGGCAAAGCCGTGTACGTCAACCACTCCCTCACGCCCGGGCAACCGTCGCTGGCGCAGTCGCAAGTCGCCGTAACACACGCACCAGGCCGACACTGA
- a CDS encoding Gfo/Idh/MocA family oxidoreductase yields the protein MGRMVRFGIVGFGLHAVKRLMPGFRLARNARVTALSRRDADKATASAREYGIAHAFTSAEKLCRSPEVDAVFVATPNNCHLRDVLVALECGKPVLVEKPMAMNAAEARQMVEAARSRHLPFGVAQIFRFAESVRRLRERVMAGEIGRVVFARSEFSYSAGSHPRRWIHDAAIAGGGPIADVGVHCVDALRFILNDEVASVSACGLAGKTPGTVESAAAVSLQFRRCGIGVVLVSARTQYRTPLEIVGEGGVLRAEDAFSVEKPVMIERQRADGMETEQVSNHLAYARQVEAFADAVEARAAFPVPGEEGLKNQVILDAAYGSMRSGSVEEIVELATGG from the coding sequence ATGGGGCGCATGGTTCGTTTCGGCATCGTCGGATTCGGGCTGCACGCCGTGAAGCGGCTGATGCCCGGCTTCCGCCTGGCGCGGAATGCGCGCGTGACGGCGCTCTCGCGGCGCGACGCGGACAAGGCGACGGCGTCGGCGCGCGAGTACGGCATCGCGCACGCCTTCACGTCAGCGGAGAAGTTGTGCCGCAGCCCGGAAGTGGACGCGGTATTTGTGGCGACACCCAACAATTGCCACCTGCGCGATGTGCTGGTGGCGCTGGAGTGCGGCAAGCCGGTGCTGGTGGAAAAGCCGATGGCGATGAATGCCGCCGAAGCGCGACAGATGGTGGAAGCGGCGCGGAGCAGGCACCTGCCGTTCGGCGTGGCGCAGATTTTTCGTTTCGCGGAAAGCGTGCGGCGGCTGCGAGAACGGGTTATGGCGGGCGAGATTGGCCGCGTGGTCTTCGCGCGCTCGGAATTTTCCTACTCCGCCGGGTCACACCCGCGCCGATGGATCCACGATGCCGCCATTGCGGGCGGAGGACCAATTGCCGACGTCGGCGTGCACTGCGTTGACGCGCTGCGATTCATTCTGAATGACGAGGTCGCAAGCGTATCGGCTTGCGGACTCGCGGGCAAAACCCCGGGCACGGTTGAATCGGCGGCGGCGGTGTCGCTGCAATTCCGGCGATGCGGGATCGGCGTGGTCCTGGTGTCGGCGCGCACGCAATATCGCACGCCACTGGAGATCGTCGGCGAAGGCGGTGTGCTGCGGGCGGAAGATGCGTTCAGCGTGGAAAAGCCGGTCATGATCGAACGGCAGCGGGCGGACGGCATGGAGACGGAGCAGGTTTCCAATCATTTGGCATACGCGCGGCAAGTGGAAGCGTTCGCCGACGCGGTGGAAGCGCGTGCGGCGTTTCCGGTGCCCGGCGAAGAGGGGCTCAAGAATCAGGTCATCCTGGATGCGGCGTATGGAAGCATGCGGAGCGGAAGCGTCGAGGAAATTGTCGAGTTGGCAACTGGTGGTTAA
- a CDS encoding homocysteine synthase, translated as MSNNGNPQKHFATLAVHGGQSPDPATKARAVPIYQTTSYTFDDADHAARLFALQEFGNIYTRIMNPTTDVFEKRIAALEGGLGGLALASGQAAETLSIITLAGAGDEIVSTTSLYGGTYNLFHYTLPKLGIKVRFVDAEDLDSLRAAINSRSKAVYTESVGNPKLDIPDLEALAAIAQQHGLPFIVDNTTPSPALCRPIEWGADIVINSATKYIGGHGTSIGGIIVDSGKFDWKASGRFPDFVAPDPSYHGVSYTEAFGPAAFIIKARVQGLRDTGACLSPFNSFLLLQGTETLPLRMQRHSENALEVARFLQTHPEVEWVNYPGLPASKYHERAKKYLPNGAGSLVTFGIRGGYQAGRALINALQLFSLLANIGDAKSLVIHPASTTHQQLSEEEQRSTGVTPELVRLSVGIEDVRDIIADLNQALGKASAESATPARPTRVPAPAAGD; from the coding sequence ATGAGCAACAACGGCAACCCTCAGAAACATTTCGCCACGTTGGCCGTGCACGGCGGGCAATCGCCCGATCCCGCTACCAAGGCGCGCGCCGTCCCCATTTACCAGACCACGTCGTACACCTTCGACGACGCCGACCACGCCGCCCGCCTCTTCGCGCTCCAGGAATTCGGCAACATCTACACCCGCATCATGAACCCGACCACCGACGTCTTCGAGAAGCGCATTGCCGCTCTCGAAGGCGGCCTCGGCGGGCTGGCGCTCGCCTCCGGGCAGGCGGCGGAAACGCTCAGCATCATCACGCTGGCCGGCGCCGGCGACGAAATCGTCTCCACCACCTCGCTTTATGGCGGCACTTACAACCTATTCCACTACACGCTGCCGAAGCTGGGAATCAAAGTCCGCTTTGTAGACGCCGAAGATTTGGACAGCCTGCGCGCCGCGATCAACTCGCGCTCCAAAGCGGTGTACACGGAGAGCGTCGGAAATCCCAAGCTCGATATCCCCGACCTCGAAGCTCTGGCGGCCATCGCGCAGCAGCACGGGCTGCCGTTTATCGTCGATAACACCACTCCCTCGCCCGCGCTCTGCCGCCCGATTGAGTGGGGCGCCGACATCGTCATCAACTCGGCGACCAAGTACATCGGCGGGCACGGCACCTCCATCGGCGGCATCATCGTGGACAGCGGCAAGTTCGACTGGAAGGCCTCCGGCCGCTTCCCCGATTTCGTCGCCCCCGACCCGTCGTACCACGGCGTCAGCTACACCGAGGCTTTCGGCCCGGCGGCCTTCATCATCAAAGCGCGCGTGCAGGGCCTGCGCGACACCGGCGCCTGCCTTTCGCCGTTCAACTCGTTCCTCCTTTTGCAGGGCACGGAAACGCTGCCCCTGCGCATGCAGCGCCATTCGGAAAACGCCCTCGAGGTCGCGCGCTTCCTGCAAACCCACCCCGAGGTCGAGTGGGTCAACTATCCCGGCCTGCCGGCAAGCAAATACCACGAACGCGCGAAAAAATATTTGCCCAACGGCGCCGGTTCCCTCGTCACCTTCGGAATTCGCGGCGGTTACCAGGCCGGGCGCGCGCTCATCAACGCGCTCCAACTTTTCAGCCTGCTCGCCAATATCGGCGACGCCAAGTCGCTCGTCATTCACCCGGCGTCCACCACCCACCAGCAACTGAGTGAGGAGGAGCAGCGCTCGACCGGGGTGACGCCGGAGCTGGTACGGCTCTCGGTCGGCATCGAAGACGTGCGCGACATTATCGCCGACCTCAATCAGGCCCTGGGGAAGGCAAGCGCTGAATCGGCTACGCCGGCGCGTCCCACGCGTGTTCCGGCGCCGGCTGCGGGAGACTAG